In a single window of the Pseudomonas entomophila genome:
- the hemA gene encoding glutamyl-tRNA reductase — protein sequence MAFLALGINHKTASVDVRERVAFTPEQLVDALQQLCRLTASREAAILSTCNRSELYIEQDHLAADAVLQWLADYHQLSLDELRASAYIHEEHDAVRHMMRVASGLDSLVLGEPQILGQMKSAYAVAREAGTVGPLLGRLFQATFSAAKQVRTDTAIGENPVSVAFAAVSLAKQIFSDLGRSQALLIGAGETITLVARHLHEQGVRRIVVANRTLERASILAEQFGAHAVLLSDIPQELAHSDIVISSTASQLPILGKGAVESALKQRRHKPIFMVDIAVPRDIEPQVGELDDVYLYTVDDLHEVVAENLKSRQGAAQAAEELVSAGADDFMVRLRELAAVDVLKAYRQQSERLRDEELQKALRLLGNGGNPEDVLMQLARGLTNKLLHAPSVQLKKLSAEGRLDALAMAQELFALHEGSTDKTPQ from the coding sequence ATGGCCTTTCTTGCACTTGGTATCAACCATAAGACTGCCTCGGTAGACGTACGCGAGCGCGTGGCGTTTACCCCGGAGCAGCTGGTGGACGCCCTGCAGCAGCTGTGCCGACTGACCGCCAGCCGCGAGGCGGCGATCCTGTCGACCTGCAACCGCAGTGAGCTCTACATCGAGCAGGACCACCTGGCCGCCGACGCCGTGCTGCAGTGGCTGGCCGACTATCACCAGCTGAGCCTCGACGAGCTGCGCGCCAGCGCCTATATCCACGAAGAACACGACGCGGTGCGGCACATGATGCGTGTGGCCTCGGGCCTCGATTCGCTGGTGCTCGGCGAGCCGCAGATCCTCGGCCAGATGAAGTCGGCCTACGCCGTGGCCCGCGAGGCCGGCACCGTCGGCCCGCTGCTCGGGCGCTTGTTCCAGGCCACCTTCAGCGCCGCCAAGCAGGTGCGCACCGACACCGCCATCGGCGAAAACCCAGTGTCGGTGGCATTCGCCGCGGTGAGCCTGGCCAAGCAGATCTTCTCCGACCTGGGCCGCAGCCAGGCGCTGCTGATCGGCGCCGGCGAGACCATCACCCTGGTTGCCCGCCACCTGCACGAGCAGGGCGTGCGCCGCATCGTGGTCGCCAACCGCACGCTGGAGCGCGCGAGCATCCTGGCCGAACAGTTCGGCGCCCATGCGGTGCTGCTCTCGGACATTCCGCAAGAGCTGGCTCACAGCGACATCGTCATCAGCTCCACTGCCAGCCAGTTGCCGATCCTCGGCAAGGGCGCGGTGGAAAGCGCGCTGAAGCAGCGCCGGCACAAACCGATCTTCATGGTCGACATCGCCGTGCCACGGGATATCGAGCCGCAGGTCGGCGAGCTGGACGACGTCTACCTCTATACCGTCGACGACCTCCACGAAGTGGTGGCGGAAAACCTCAAGAGCCGCCAGGGCGCGGCCCAGGCCGCCGAAGAGCTGGTCTCGGCCGGCGCCGACGACTTCATGGTGCGCCTGCGCGAGCTGGCGGCGGTGGATGTGCTCAAGGCCTATCGCCAGCAAAGCGAACGCCTGCGCGACGAAGAACTGCAAAAGGCCCTGCGCCTGCTGGGCAACGGTGGCAACCCCGAGGACGTGCTGATGCAACTGGCCCGGGGCCTGACCAACAAACTCCTGCACGCCCCCAGCGTGCAACTGAAAAAGCTCTCTGCCGAAGGCCGCCTCGATGCGCTGGCCATGGCCCAGGAACTCTTCGCCCTCCACGAGGGCTCGACGGACAAAACCCCGCAATGA
- the prfA gene encoding peptide chain release factor 1: MKASLLNKLDTLQDRFEELTALLGDAEVISDQTRFRAYSREYAEVEPVIACYVGWRKVQDDLEGAQALLKDADPDLREMAVEEVREAKEQLVGLESQLQRMLLPKDPNDGRNVFLEIRAGTGGDEAAIFSGDLFRMYSRYAEKRGWRLEILSENEGEHGGYKEIIARVEGDSVYGKLKFESGAHRVQRVPETESQGRIHTSACTVAVLPEPDEQVAIEINPADLRVDTYRASGAGGQHVNKTDSAIRITHLPTGIVVECQEERSQHKNRARAMSWLSAKLNDMQTSAAQNAIASERKLLVGSGDRSERIRTYNYPQGRVTDHRINLTLYSLDDILAGGVDAVIEPLLAEYQADQLAALGD; this comes from the coding sequence ATGAAAGCGTCGCTGCTGAACAAACTGGACACGCTCCAGGACCGCTTCGAGGAACTCACCGCGCTGCTGGGTGATGCCGAAGTCATTTCCGACCAGACGCGCTTTCGCGCCTACTCCCGCGAGTACGCCGAAGTCGAGCCGGTGATTGCCTGCTACGTAGGCTGGCGCAAGGTCCAGGACGACCTCGAGGGCGCCCAGGCGCTGCTCAAGGACGCCGACCCCGACCTGCGCGAGATGGCCGTGGAGGAAGTGCGCGAAGCCAAGGAGCAGCTGGTGGGCCTGGAGTCGCAGCTGCAGCGCATGCTGCTGCCCAAGGACCCCAACGACGGGCGCAACGTGTTCCTGGAAATCCGCGCCGGCACCGGTGGCGACGAGGCGGCGATCTTCTCCGGCGACCTGTTCCGCATGTACTCGCGCTATGCCGAGAAACGCGGCTGGCGCCTGGAGATCCTGTCCGAAAACGAAGGCGAGCATGGCGGCTACAAGGAGATCATCGCCCGGGTCGAAGGCGACAGCGTCTATGGCAAGCTGAAGTTCGAGTCCGGCGCCCACCGCGTGCAGCGCGTGCCCGAGACCGAATCCCAGGGCCGTATCCACACCTCGGCCTGCACCGTGGCGGTACTGCCCGAGCCCGACGAGCAGGTGGCCATCGAGATCAACCCCGCCGACCTGCGGGTGGACACCTACCGCGCTTCCGGCGCCGGCGGCCAGCACGTCAACAAGACCGACTCGGCCATCCGCATCACCCACTTGCCCACCGGCATCGTGGTCGAATGCCAGGAAGAGCGTTCGCAGCACAAGAACCGCGCCCGGGCGATGTCCTGGCTGTCGGCCAAGCTCAACGACATGCAGACCAGCGCCGCGCAGAACGCCATCGCCAGCGAGCGCAAGCTGCTGGTGGGGTCGGGCGACCGCTCCGAGCGCATCCGCACCTACAACTATCCACAGGGCCGGGTCACCGACCACCGTATCAACCTCACCCTCTACTCCCTGGACGATATTCTCGCCGGGGGCGTGGATGCTGTGATCGAGCCGTTGTTGGCCGAATACCAGGCCGATCAGTTGGCCGCCCTGGGGGACTGA
- the prmC gene encoding peptide chain release factor N(5)-glutamine methyltransferase, whose protein sequence is MTIIASLLRNAQLPDSPTERLDAELLLAAALGKSRSYLHTWPERIVSSEAAELFAGYLERRRAGEPVAYILGQQGFWKLDLEVAPHTLIPRPDTELLVETALELVPAKPARVLDLGTGTGAIALALASECPAWQVTAVDRVEEAVALAERNRQRLGLGNVQVRASHWYGALEGERFDLILSNPPYIRAADPHLVAGDVRFEPSSALVAGEDGLDDLRVIVAQAPRHLLPGGWLLLEHGYDQAPAVRELLTAGGFVDVASRVDLGGHERISLGRLPC, encoded by the coding sequence ATGACCATCATCGCCAGCCTGCTGCGCAACGCGCAGTTGCCGGATTCGCCGACCGAACGGCTGGACGCCGAGCTGCTCCTGGCCGCTGCCCTGGGCAAGTCGCGCAGCTACCTGCACACCTGGCCCGAGCGCATCGTCAGCAGCGAGGCGGCCGAGCTTTTCGCCGGCTATCTCGAGCGACGTCGCGCCGGTGAGCCGGTGGCCTACATCCTGGGCCAGCAGGGCTTCTGGAAGCTCGACCTGGAAGTGGCGCCACACACGCTGATCCCGCGCCCGGACACCGAGCTGCTGGTGGAAACCGCGCTCGAATTGGTCCCGGCCAAGCCGGCCCGCGTGCTGGACCTGGGCACCGGCACCGGGGCCATTGCCCTGGCGCTGGCCAGCGAGTGCCCGGCCTGGCAGGTGACTGCGGTGGACCGCGTCGAAGAGGCCGTGGCCCTGGCTGAGCGTAACCGCCAGCGACTTGGCCTGGGCAACGTCCAGGTGCGCGCCAGCCACTGGTACGGCGCCCTCGAAGGCGAGCGCTTCGACCTGATCCTCAGCAACCCCCCGTATATCCGCGCCGCCGACCCACACCTGGTGGCCGGCGACGTGCGCTTCGAACCCAGCAGCGCCCTGGTGGCCGGTGAAGATGGGCTGGACGACCTGCGCGTGATCGTCGCCCAGGCGCCCCGGCACCTGCTGCCAGGTGGCTGGCTGCTGCTCGAGCACGGTTACGACCAGGCCCCCGCAGTGCGCGAGCTGCTGACCGCCGGCGGCTTCGTCGACGTGGCCAGCCGCGTCGACCTGGGCGGCCATGAACGTATCAGCCTGGGGCGCCTGCCATGCTGA
- a CDS encoding molybdopterin-synthase adenylyltransferase MoeB, with amino-acid sequence MLSDQELLRYSRQILLSQVDIDGQLRLKHGKALVIGLGGLGSPVALYLAAAGVGELHLADFDTVDLTNLQRQVIHDSDSVGMSKVDSAIKRLQAINPEIALVAHRQALDEDSLAAAVAAVDVVLDCSDNFTTREAVNAACVASGKPLVSGAAIRLEGQLSVFDTRRDNSPCYHCLYGHGSEAELTCSEAGVLGPLVGLVGSLQALEALKLLAGFGEPLVGRLLLIDALSTRMRELRVKRDPACTVCGNRHE; translated from the coding sequence ATGCTGAGCGACCAGGAGCTGCTGCGCTACAGCCGCCAGATCCTGCTGTCGCAGGTGGACATCGACGGCCAGCTGCGCCTGAAGCACGGCAAGGCCCTGGTGATCGGCCTTGGCGGCCTGGGTTCGCCAGTGGCGCTGTACCTGGCTGCGGCAGGCGTCGGCGAGCTGCACCTGGCTGACTTCGACACGGTCGACCTGACCAACCTGCAGCGCCAGGTCATCCACGACAGCGACAGTGTTGGCATGAGCAAGGTCGACTCGGCGATCAAGCGCTTGCAAGCAATCAACCCCGAGATCGCGCTGGTCGCCCATCGGCAGGCGCTGGACGAAGACTCTCTGGCTGCGGCAGTGGCTGCCGTCGATGTGGTGCTGGACTGCTCCGACAACTTCACCACCCGCGAGGCGGTCAATGCCGCCTGCGTGGCATCCGGCAAGCCGCTGGTCAGCGGCGCGGCGATCCGCCTCGAAGGCCAGCTGTCGGTGTTCGATACCCGCCGCGACAACAGCCCTTGCTACCACTGCCTGTACGGCCATGGCAGCGAGGCCGAGCTGACCTGCAGCGAAGCCGGCGTGCTTGGCCCGTTGGTCGGCCTGGTTGGCAGCCTGCAGGCGCTCGAGGCGCTGAAGCTGCTGGCGGGCTTTGGTGAGCCGCTGGTGGGGCGTTTGTTGCTGATTGATGCGTTGAGCACGCGCATGCGCGAGCTGCGGGTCAAGCGCGACCCGGCCTGCACTGTGTGTGGCAACCGTCATGAGTGA
- the murI gene encoding glutamate racemase has product MSERSAPIGVMDSGVGGLSVLAEIQRLLPNETLLYVADSGHVPYGEKSPDYIRQRLRHIAGFLREQGAKAMVLACNTATVATVADLRALYPDWPLVGMEPAVKPAAAATRSGVVGVLATTGTLQSAKFAALLDRFASDVRVVTQPCPGLVECIEAGDLSSPALRQLLAGYVQPLLVQGCDTLILGCTHYPFLRPMLADMVPADVAIIDTGAAVARQLQRLLGERGLLADGPVRETAFWSSADPHSLEKILPLLWKQSGSVQRFPL; this is encoded by the coding sequence ATGAGTGAGCGTTCGGCGCCGATTGGCGTGATGGATTCGGGGGTTGGCGGCCTTTCCGTGCTGGCCGAGATCCAGCGGCTGCTGCCCAACGAGACGCTGCTGTATGTGGCCGACAGCGGGCACGTGCCGTATGGCGAGAAGTCGCCGGACTATATTCGTCAGCGCTTGCGGCACATTGCCGGCTTCCTGCGCGAGCAGGGCGCCAAGGCCATGGTGCTGGCTTGCAACACGGCCACCGTGGCGACTGTCGCCGATCTGCGCGCGCTGTATCCGGACTGGCCGTTGGTGGGCATGGAGCCGGCGGTCAAACCGGCGGCGGCGGCGACCCGCTCCGGCGTGGTCGGGGTGCTGGCCACCACCGGTACCTTGCAGAGTGCCAAGTTCGCCGCCTTGCTCGACCGTTTTGCCAGCGACGTGCGGGTGGTCACCCAACCATGCCCTGGGCTGGTCGAGTGCATCGAGGCCGGCGATCTCAGCAGCCCGGCGCTGCGTCAGCTGCTGGCGGGCTATGTGCAGCCGTTGTTGGTGCAGGGGTGTGACACCCTGATCCTCGGTTGCACCCACTATCCCTTCCTGCGCCCGATGCTCGCGGACATGGTCCCGGCAGACGTGGCGATCATCGACACCGGCGCCGCCGTCGCGCGGCAGCTGCAGCGCTTGTTGGGTGAGCGTGGTCTGCTGGCGGATGGGCCGGTGCGGGAAACCGCGTTCTGGAGCAGTGCCGATCCGCACAGCCTTGAGAAAATCCTGCCTTTGCTGTGGAAGCAATCCGGTAGCGTCCAACGCTTCCCGCTCTGA
- a CDS encoding SDR family oxidoreductase: MSITRRFWVTGASQGLGLALVEQLLEQGHRVAASAMDSQELDALAQRHGNHLLRVPGQIQDRAQAEAASQQLQRQWGALDGLIVNAGVCDYLADDTPDTELFERLVSSNLRATEHALAGARPLLAKGDKPQVMAILSRYSAQQLFDPRQPAAGHNSLPQWLREQREPLKAQGIDLTVVAPQSAPLAQVAPEEWTAQTAALELVARLDQRLPELVLEAMYLSNLWPLPR; encoded by the coding sequence TTGAGTATTACGCGCCGTTTCTGGGTGACGGGAGCCAGCCAAGGACTTGGGCTGGCCCTGGTGGAACAGTTGCTCGAACAGGGGCATCGGGTCGCCGCCAGCGCCATGGATAGCCAGGAACTCGACGCACTTGCGCAGCGCCATGGCAATCACCTGCTGCGCGTGCCTGGCCAGATTCAGGACCGGGCTCAGGCTGAAGCCGCCAGCCAGCAGCTGCAACGCCAATGGGGTGCGCTCGACGGCTTGATCGTCAACGCCGGGGTCTGTGACTACCTCGCCGACGACACGCCGGACACCGAGCTGTTCGAGAGGCTCGTCAGCAGCAACCTGCGCGCCACCGAGCATGCCCTTGCCGGCGCCCGGCCCTTGCTGGCCAAGGGCGACAAACCCCAGGTGATGGCGATCCTCAGCCGATACTCGGCCCAGCAACTGTTCGACCCCCGACAGCCTGCGGCCGGGCACAACAGCCTGCCGCAATGGTTGCGTGAACAGCGCGAGCCCTTGAAGGCCCAGGGTATCGACCTGACGGTGGTAGCGCCGCAATCCGCCCCCCTCGCCCAGGTGGCTCCAGAGGAATGGACAGCACAGACTGCGGCGCTCGAACTGGTGGCCCGCCTGGACCAACGCCTACCGGAACTGGTACTCGAGGCCATGTACCTGAGCAATCTGTGGCCGCTACCACGCTAA
- the phrB gene encoding deoxyribodipyrimidine photo-lyase → MQLIWLRSDLRIDDNTALSAASQGGPTVALWIASPGQWQCHDDAACKVDFWLRNLRLLSQALEALNIPLLVRTTDTWREVPQVLLEVCRQHRIDTVHWNEEYGVNETLRDSAARTLLEQSGVATHAHLDQLLFKPGSVLTRGGQYFQVFSQFKRVCLEHLHRSLPARAQQPHRQAPLDIASDTIPEQVDGFTIPAQPLRDHWPAGEEEAQRRLSRFIDETVEDYPQLRDLPAKAGTSQLSPYLAAGVISPRQCLHAALASNHGEFDSGNAGVQTWVNELLWREFYKHILVGYPQVSRHRAFRVHTEALPWRNAPGDLEAWKQGRTGFPIIDAAMRQLLETGWMHNRLRMIVAMFLSKNLLIDWREGERHFMRHLIDGDLAANNGGWQWSASTGTDAVPYFRIFNPTTQSQRFDPKGTFIRQWLPELQQLDEKTIHRPVKSADLFATNNYSNSYTSPIVDLDSSRQRALDAFKGLSTWQNQREPS, encoded by the coding sequence ATGCAACTGATCTGGCTGCGCAGCGACCTGCGCATCGACGACAACACCGCGCTCTCGGCCGCCAGCCAGGGTGGCCCGACCGTGGCGCTCTGGATCGCCAGCCCCGGCCAATGGCAATGCCATGATGACGCCGCCTGCAAGGTGGATTTCTGGCTGCGCAACCTGCGCCTGCTGAGCCAGGCCCTGGAAGCCTTGAACATCCCCCTGCTGGTGCGCACCACCGACACCTGGCGCGAGGTGCCCCAGGTACTGCTCGAAGTCTGCCGCCAGCACCGAATCGACACCGTGCACTGGAACGAAGAGTACGGCGTCAATGAAACCCTGCGCGACAGCGCGGCTCGTACCCTGCTGGAGCAGTCCGGGGTCGCCACCCACGCCCATCTCGACCAATTGCTGTTCAAGCCCGGCAGCGTACTGACCCGTGGCGGCCAGTACTTCCAGGTGTTCAGCCAGTTCAAGCGCGTCTGCCTCGAACACCTGCACCGCAGCCTGCCCGCGCGAGCACAACAGCCGCATCGCCAAGCCCCTCTCGACATCGCCAGCGATACCATCCCGGAGCAGGTCGATGGCTTTACCATTCCCGCGCAGCCTCTGCGCGACCACTGGCCAGCCGGGGAAGAAGAAGCCCAGCGGCGGCTGTCGCGCTTCATCGACGAAACCGTCGAAGACTACCCGCAACTGCGCGACCTGCCCGCCAAGGCAGGCACCAGCCAGCTCTCGCCCTACCTGGCGGCCGGCGTCATCTCGCCACGCCAATGCCTGCACGCGGCACTGGCCAGCAATCACGGCGAGTTCGACAGCGGCAACGCCGGGGTGCAGACCTGGGTGAACGAACTGCTGTGGCGGGAGTTCTACAAGCACATCCTGGTGGGTTATCCACAGGTCTCGCGGCACCGCGCCTTCCGTGTACATACCGAGGCCTTGCCGTGGCGCAACGCGCCGGGCGACCTGGAGGCCTGGAAACAAGGACGGACCGGCTTCCCAATCATCGATGCCGCCATGCGTCAGTTGCTGGAGACGGGTTGGATGCACAACCGCCTGCGCATGATCGTCGCCATGTTCCTCAGCAAGAACCTGTTGATCGACTGGCGCGAGGGCGAGCGCCATTTCATGCGCCACCTGATCGACGGCGACCTGGCCGCCAACAACGGCGGCTGGCAGTGGAGCGCCTCGACCGGAACGGACGCGGTGCCCTATTTCCGGATCTTCAATCCGACCACCCAGTCACAACGCTTCGACCCGAAGGGAACCTTCATTCGCCAATGGCTGCCTGAGTTGCAGCAACTGGACGAAAAAACGATTCATCGACCGGTGAAATCTGCCGATCTATTTGCTACTAATAATTACTCAAACAGCTACACAAGTCCGATCGTCGATCTCGACAGCAGTCGCCAGCGTGCACTGGACGCCTTCAAAGGGCTGTCCACCTGGCAGAACCAGAGGGAACCATCTTGA
- a CDS encoding MerR family transcriptional regulator: protein MQSEDLLPIGEVARLTGVNPVTLRAWERRYGLIKPQRTPKGHRLYPQDQVQRVQAVLRWLERGAAVSQVRELLDKAADPATTVQGEWGERIEQMVGAIARLAQRQLDQLLNQAMALYPAVTVCERLFLPLLDALALRWQSHFDARLEQVFFHTWLRSKLGARVYHDSHSLAGPCVLLARTDDTPFEAEFWLCAWLLSSSGQPLEILEWPVEPRQLRQAVELLQPRALLLHLGRRPDLPALSRALREISVNTLAGGSAIGLFEAQLQALALPHLQLFDSPQAALRLLQQP from the coding sequence ATGCAATCTGAAGACCTGCTACCCATCGGCGAAGTGGCCCGGCTGACCGGCGTCAACCCGGTCACCCTGCGCGCCTGGGAGCGTCGCTACGGCCTGATCAAACCCCAGCGCACGCCCAAAGGGCATCGGCTTTATCCACAGGACCAGGTGCAGCGGGTGCAAGCCGTGCTGCGCTGGCTCGAACGGGGCGCGGCGGTGAGCCAGGTGCGCGAACTGCTGGACAAGGCCGCTGACCCCGCGACCACCGTGCAGGGCGAATGGGGCGAGCGCATCGAACAGATGGTCGGCGCTATCGCCCGCCTTGCCCAGCGCCAGCTGGACCAATTGCTGAACCAGGCAATGGCGCTCTACCCCGCCGTGACCGTCTGTGAACGCCTGTTCCTGCCTCTGCTGGACGCCCTCGCCCTGCGCTGGCAGTCGCATTTCGACGCGCGCCTGGAGCAGGTGTTCTTTCACACCTGGCTGCGCAGCAAGCTGGGCGCACGGGTCTACCACGACAGCCACTCACTGGCCGGCCCTTGCGTGTTGCTCGCCCGCACCGACGACACGCCTTTCGAAGCCGAATTCTGGCTCTGCGCCTGGCTGTTGAGCAGCAGCGGCCAGCCGTTGGAAATCCTCGAATGGCCGGTCGAACCTCGGCAACTGCGCCAAGCCGTGGAGCTGCTGCAACCCCGCGCATTGCTGCTGCACCTCGGGCGCCGCCCGGATCTGCCCGCCCTGTCGCGAGCCTTGCGGGAAATCAGTGTGAACACACTGGCAGGCGGCAGCGCCATCGGCCTGTTCGAAGCGCAATTGCAGGCACTGGCACTGCCCCACCTGCAACTGTTCGATAGCCCCCAGGCAGCCCTGCGCCTGCTTCAGCAACCCTGA
- a CDS encoding YbgA family protein gives MNPSAPSGKPRLAISACLIGQNVRYNAGHKRSDLCRDLLDEHFEWVPVCPEVAIGLGVPREPIRLVGDPDHPAVTGSRDTTTDLAGPLRAYGEQMAGELDDICGYVFMQKSPSCGLERVKVYQDNGRPPYLGGRGAYASAFCARRPDLPVEEEGRLHDPVLRENFITRVYAYADWQGLLSDGLSRGALIRFHARYKYLLMAHNPQAYRKLGRLLGSMTRDDAPEQIGPHYFSQLMQALRRCASRGTHGNVLQHLSGYLRNDLKQADKLELQQVIGQYQKGVVPLVVPLTLLKHHLRNYPAPYLMQQAYLQPHPETLGLRNAI, from the coding sequence ATGAACCCTTCCGCTCCCAGTGGCAAACCACGCTTGGCCATCAGCGCCTGCCTGATCGGGCAGAACGTGCGCTACAACGCCGGCCACAAGCGTTCCGACCTGTGTCGCGACCTGCTCGACGAGCATTTCGAGTGGGTGCCGGTATGCCCGGAAGTCGCCATTGGCCTTGGTGTGCCCCGCGAACCCATTCGCCTGGTGGGCGACCCGGATCATCCCGCCGTCACCGGCAGCCGCGACACCACCACCGATCTGGCTGGACCGTTGCGTGCATACGGCGAACAGATGGCAGGCGAACTCGATGACATCTGCGGCTACGTGTTCATGCAGAAGTCACCTTCGTGCGGCCTTGAGCGGGTCAAGGTGTACCAGGACAACGGCCGCCCTCCGTACCTGGGCGGACGCGGCGCCTATGCGTCGGCGTTCTGCGCCCGACGCCCCGACCTGCCCGTCGAGGAAGAGGGGCGCCTGCACGACCCGGTACTGCGGGAAAACTTCATCACCCGCGTCTACGCCTACGCCGATTGGCAGGGCTTGCTGAGCGATGGGCTAAGCCGTGGCGCGCTGATCCGCTTCCACGCACGCTACAAGTACTTGCTGATGGCCCACAACCCACAAGCCTATCGCAAACTGGGGCGCCTGCTGGGCAGCATGACCCGCGACGACGCCCCCGAACAAATCGGCCCACATTACTTCAGCCAGCTGATGCAGGCCCTGCGTCGTTGCGCCAGCCGCGGCACCCATGGCAACGTGTTGCAGCACCTGAGCGGCTACCTGCGCAATGACCTCAAGCAAGCGGACAAGCTCGAGTTGCAGCAGGTCATCGGCCAGTACCAGAAAGGCGTGGTGCCGCTGGTGGTGCCCCTGACCCTGCTCAAGCACCACCTGCGCAACTACCCGGCCCCTTACCTGATGCAGCAGGCTTACCTGCAACCCCACCCGGAAACCCTCGGACTACGCAATGCAATCTGA
- a CDS encoding NAD(P)/FAD-dependent oxidoreductase produces MTVPIAIIGAGIAGLSAAQALQKAGQTVHLFDKGHGSGGRMASKRSEVGALDLGAQYFTARDRRFVEQVQQWVAAGWAAQWKPQLYNYRDGELTPSPDEQIRWVGVPRMSAITRGLLKDVTVNFGCRIAEVFRGKQYWHLQDTEGCSHGPFSRVVIAVPAPQATPLLAATPKLAAVAAGVQMEPTWAIALGFDNPLETPMQGCFVQNNPLDWLARNRSKPGREEQLDTWVLHATSNWSKHHIDLSKEEVIDQLYREFAELVGCAVPPPSFAVAHRWLYARPAGNHEWGALADADQGLYACGDWCLSGRVEGAWLSGQEAARRLLEHLD; encoded by the coding sequence ATGACTGTTCCAATTGCCATCATTGGTGCCGGTATCGCCGGCCTGTCTGCTGCCCAGGCCCTGCAAAAGGCCGGGCAGACCGTCCACCTGTTCGACAAGGGCCACGGCAGCGGCGGGCGCATGGCCAGCAAGCGCAGCGAGGTCGGCGCGCTCGACCTGGGCGCCCAGTACTTCACCGCCCGCGACCGGCGCTTCGTCGAGCAGGTGCAGCAGTGGGTCGCTGCCGGCTGGGCAGCGCAATGGAAACCCCAGCTGTACAACTATCGCGATGGTGAACTCACCCCCTCCCCCGACGAGCAGATCCGCTGGGTTGGCGTGCCGCGCATGAGCGCCATCACTCGCGGCTTGCTCAAGGATGTCACGGTGAACTTCGGTTGCCGCATCGCCGAGGTGTTCCGCGGCAAGCAGTACTGGCACCTGCAGGACACCGAAGGCTGCAGCCATGGCCCGTTCAGCCGCGTGGTAATCGCCGTGCCAGCCCCTCAGGCCACACCCTTGCTGGCCGCCACACCCAAACTCGCAGCAGTGGCTGCCGGGGTGCAGATGGAGCCGACCTGGGCCATTGCCCTGGGCTTCGACAATCCTCTGGAAACCCCCATGCAAGGTTGCTTCGTGCAGAACAACCCGCTCGACTGGCTGGCACGCAATCGCAGCAAGCCTGGCCGTGAGGAACAGCTCGACACCTGGGTGCTGCACGCCACCTCGAACTGGAGCAAGCACCATATCGACCTGTCCAAGGAAGAAGTGATCGATCAACTGTACCGTGAGTTCGCCGAGCTGGTCGGCTGCGCGGTACCACCTCCCTCCTTCGCCGTCGCCCACCGCTGGCTGTATGCCCGCCCTGCCGGCAACCATGAATGGGGCGCTCTCGCCGACGCCGACCAAGGCCTTTACGCCTGTGGAGACTGGTGCCTATCCGGCCGTGTCGAAGGTGCCTGGCTCAGCGGCCAGGAAGCCGCAAGGCGCTTGCTGGAACACCTGGATTAG
- a CDS encoding TIGR01777 family oxidoreductase — MHILLTGGTGLIGQHLCQLWRGQGHRLTVWSRTPEQVPKRCGTGVRGVARLDDIAQDDPVDAVINLAGAPIADRPWTAARRTLLWASRVTLTEQLLAWLESREQRPGVLISGSAVGWYGDGGERELTEASPPVKEDFASQLCIAWEETASRAQALGIRVVLVRTGLVLASDGGFLSRLRLPFKLGLGGPLGDGRQWMPWVHIEDQIALIDFLLRHNEASGPYNACAPEPVRNREFARRLGRALHRPAFMPMPALLLKAGLGELSTLLLGGQRARPVRLLAAGFTFRFNDLQSALDDLSRRL, encoded by the coding sequence ATGCATATATTGCTGACCGGCGGTACTGGCCTTATCGGCCAGCACCTGTGCCAGCTCTGGCGCGGCCAGGGCCATCGCCTGACCGTGTGGAGCCGAACCCCCGAACAGGTGCCGAAACGTTGTGGCACGGGCGTGCGGGGCGTCGCTCGTCTGGACGATATCGCCCAGGACGATCCGGTGGATGCGGTGATCAACCTGGCGGGGGCGCCGATCGCCGATCGCCCCTGGACGGCCGCACGCCGGACCTTGCTGTGGGCCAGCCGCGTGACCCTCACCGAACAGTTGTTGGCTTGGCTGGAAAGCCGCGAGCAGCGCCCTGGCGTGTTGATCTCGGGCTCCGCCGTGGGCTGGTACGGTGATGGCGGCGAGCGTGAACTGACCGAGGCCTCGCCCCCTGTGAAGGAAGACTTCGCCAGCCAGCTGTGCATTGCCTGGGAAGAGACCGCTTCCCGCGCGCAGGCACTCGGGATTCGCGTGGTGCTGGTGCGCACGGGGCTGGTGCTGGCCAGTGACGGCGGCTTTTTGTCGCGCCTGCGCCTGCCGTTCAAGCTGGGGCTGGGCGGGCCGTTGGGCGATGGCCGGCAATGGATGCCCTGGGTCCATATAGAAGACCAGATCGCCCTGATTGATTTTCTCTTGCGGCACAACGAGGCGAGCGGTCCTTATAATGCCTGCGCGCCAGAGCCTGTGCGCAATCGCGAGTTCGCCAGGCGCCTGGGCCGAGCACTGCACCGCCCGGCATTCATGCCGATGCCGGCGTTGCTGCTCAAGGCCGGGCTCGGCGAGCTGTCGACGCTGCTGCTCGGTGGCCAGCGCGCGCGCCCCGTGCGCCTGCTGGCGGCAGGCTTCACGTTCCGCTTCAACGATCTGCAATCGGCCCTGGACGACCTGTCCAGGCGCCTCTGA